A window of Rhinolophus ferrumequinum isolate MPI-CBG mRhiFer1 chromosome X, mRhiFer1_v1.p, whole genome shotgun sequence contains these coding sequences:
- the MORF4L2 gene encoding mortality factor 4-like protein 2: MSSRKQGSQTRGQQSAEEDNFKKPTRSNMQRSKMRGASSGKKTAGPQQKNLDPALPGRWGGRSAENPASGSVRKTRKNKQKTPGNGDGGSTSEAPQPPRKKRARADPTVESEEAFKNRMEVKVKIPEELKPWLVEDWDLVTRQKQLFQLPAKKNVDAVLEEYADCKKSQGNVDNKEYAVNEVVAGIKEYFNVMLGTQLLYKFERPQYAEILLAHPDAPMSQVYGAPHLLRLFVRIGAMLAYTPLDEKSLALLLGYLHDFLKYLAKNAASLFTASDYKVASAEYHRKAL; this comes from the coding sequence ATGAGTTCCAGAAAGCAGGGTTCTCAAACTCGTGGACAACAATCTGCAGAAGAAGACAACTTCAAAAAACCAACTAGAAGCAACATGCAGAGAAGCAAGATGAGAGGGGCCTCCTCGGGAAAGAAGACGGCTGGTCCACAGCAGAAAAATCTGGATCCAGCCCTCCCAGGCAGATGGGGGGGGCGCTCTGCCGAGAACCCAGCTTCAGGATCTGTGAGGAAGAcaagaaagaacaaacagaagACTCCTGGAAACGGAGATGGTGGCAGCACCAGCGAAGCCCCTCAGCCACCTCGGAAGAAAAGGGCCCGGGCTGACCCTACTGTTGAAAGCGAGGAGGCATTTAAGAATAGAATGGAAGTTAAAGTGAAGATTCCTGAAGAATTAAAGCCATGGCTTGTTGAGGACTGGGATTTAGTTACCAGGCAGAAGCAGCTATTCCAACTGCCAGCGAAGAAAAACGTAGATGCCGTTCTGGAGGAGTACGCCGATTGCAAGAAGTCGCAAGGTAATGTTGACAACAAGGAATACGCAGTGAATGAAGTGGTGGCGGGCATAAAGGAATACTTCAACGTGATGCTGGGCACGCAGCTGCTCTACAAGTTTGAGAGGCCCCAGTATGCTGAAATTCTCTTGGCTCACCCGGATGCGCCCATGTCCCAGGTTTACGGAGCGCCACACCTACTGAGATTATTCGTAAGAATCGGAGCGATGTTGGCGTACACGCCCCTTGATGAGAAGAGCCTTGCATTACTGTTGGGCTACTTGCATGATTTCCTAAAGTATCTGGCAAAGAATGCTGCGTCTCTGTTTACTGCCAGTGATTACAAAGTGGCCTCAGCCGAGTACCACCGCAAAGCCCTGTGA